The genome window agcccttgttttccccctctcttcAGTACACCAGAGACACACAGAGCTACTATAGCATTTGGCAGGATCAAGAGAAGGCCAAAAAACTTTGTTGGTCTAGAACCTACATATATCCTAAGAACCTAGATGTCACTGGTGTCACATTCTAAATATTGCTCTTAAATAGGTTGGGTTGTCAGAATacagttagtaaaaaaaaatgcaGTAAACTCCATCTAAATTGAGCCGGTTTAGTTCTAGATTAAGTACAGAAATCCGTTACACATAATTGATGATAAGAGAACTGATTTAAGGATGAGGGGCCTACCATCTCCTCCTCTACATATGACAGCTCTAGAGTCCCCAACATTTGCAACGAGCAAACGATCACCAACAAGGACAGCTGTTGATGCAGTTGAACCCGCCTCTCGGTTCTGGCTGTTCTCAGATTTCAAAAATTCTGCGTCCGTGTGGTTGTATGCATCAGCTGAAGGTAACAGCACAGATGAATTTCATAAGCCAAATATTATTGTTCTCTAAAAGCTCTTTCATAGTACAAAATGCAAATCAGCACCACCTATAGCTGATTTTGTATCGGTAATGAACTTTGGATGCCTGAGTAAGTTGCTGAAGAGGTTTTGTTTAACATACTCTGCTACTTGGGCACCGCCATGACCTACATAACCACTCATCAAAGCATCAAAGTCTAACGTTAGGATATTGAATGTATAAGCAACTCTCCACGAGAGAAATTTACCCTAGAAAAGGATTGAAAGAAGCAAGTTAATGAATGGGTTTTCTATGTCAGTTTTACCAAAAATttgcaaatacaaaaaaaaaaaaagataagacattCTAAACATAACAAAGACAACAAAATACTGCAGAAATTTTACCATCAAAGACCCCAAACAAGCCAACAATTTCTCCATCAACGCTGTCAATTCGCGTCTCATAGAAGTCTTCCATCGAAGATCTTTTCCCCGGACAGCTTGCATACCCATAACCAAACTTCCCATCTTGACTGTCTTGAAAGAAATAAGCATGAGTTTTAATGTTAGATTGACACGCAAGAGTAGGATGTTTCTTTACAGCCTACTTTAGGCAACATATTCAACTGCAGATTCAAGAACCACAATTAACAGATAGGAAGCAGTTCTATGAGTTTATTCAGCGTAAAAGAACCATGTTTCCCATGTAAGTTCACACATCCATATCTGACGAACCATCTCATAACTTGTTTGTCAATTATTAAGGATCTAACTTATATTGAATTATTAAGGAATAAACGACTgtttatacata of Musa acuminata AAA Group cultivar baxijiao chromosome BXJ2-3, Cavendish_Baxijiao_AAA, whole genome shotgun sequence contains these proteins:
- the LOC135606959 gene encoding probable protein phosphatase 2C 59: MGYLNSISGLQADGAPVSGGGLSQDGKFGYGYASCPGKRSSMEDFYETRIDSVDGEIVGLFGVFDGHGGAQVAEYVKQNLFSNLLRHPKFITDTKSAIADAYNHTDAEFLKSENSQNREAGSTASTAVLVGDRLLVANVGDSRAVICRGGDGRPLILKSVLLSSIMCNGFLYLI